The Sinomicrobium kalidii genome contains a region encoding:
- a CDS encoding FecR family protein: MIPKALEDLIVKFVTRSITSGELELLEKYLENPANDKVFRTYIELNHALDDLMNDYDPNEAKKKLLSMIREEKNYTKRRSRLVYLKYAAAAAILLLVSLPFVFNDSISDKPVTNDMDGLTEIPPGEDKAVLTLEDGRNIVLEKGKKYTTEKIKSDGKSLVYEEASPAAEEEVAFNYLTVPRGGQFFIQLPDSTGVWLNSESRLKYPVHFTKNRPREVELVYGEAYFDVSSATKHDNMSFKVKTQGQMVEVLGTEFNVKAYRDERRISTTLVEGRVTVGSGNSKRTLSPGQQSEVKDGEKNIEVNEVNVAMAIAWKNGLFMFDKMPLKEMMRTLSRWYDLEVKFENEKKKEMVFSGFLNRSENVNELLKNIERTGEVKFLIERKTVVIK, encoded by the coding sequence ATGATTCCCAAAGCCTTAGAGGACTTAATTGTAAAATTTGTAACCCGATCCATTACTTCCGGGGAACTGGAGCTGTTGGAAAAATACCTGGAAAACCCTGCCAACGACAAGGTTTTCAGGACCTATATAGAACTCAATCACGCCCTGGACGATCTTATGAATGACTATGATCCTAATGAAGCCAAGAAAAAATTACTTTCCATGATCAGGGAAGAGAAGAATTATACAAAACGCAGGAGCCGTTTGGTTTATTTGAAATATGCTGCTGCTGCCGCTATCCTGCTATTGGTCTCCCTGCCATTTGTTTTTAATGACAGCATTTCTGATAAGCCTGTAACGAATGATATGGACGGGCTTACCGAAATTCCCCCGGGAGAAGACAAAGCCGTATTGACCCTGGAAGACGGCAGGAATATTGTTTTGGAAAAAGGGAAGAAGTACACTACGGAAAAAATAAAAAGTGATGGTAAAAGCCTGGTATATGAGGAAGCTTCCCCGGCTGCGGAAGAGGAAGTGGCTTTTAACTACCTGACCGTGCCCAGAGGAGGACAGTTTTTTATACAGCTTCCGGACAGTACGGGAGTATGGCTTAACTCGGAGTCCAGGCTGAAATACCCGGTACATTTTACAAAAAACCGGCCACGGGAAGTGGAACTGGTATATGGAGAAGCCTATTTTGATGTTTCGTCCGCTACCAAACACGATAACATGTCTTTCAAAGTAAAGACACAGGGACAGATGGTTGAAGTACTTGGAACGGAATTTAATGTAAAGGCCTACCGGGATGAGCGCCGGATATCTACTACGCTGGTAGAAGGCCGGGTAACTGTGGGGAGCGGGAACTCGAAAAGGACGCTATCTCCCGGACAGCAGTCTGAAGTAAAGGACGGAGAAAAAAATATAGAAGTGAATGAGGTAAACGTGGCGATGGCGATCGCCTGGAAGAACGGCCTGTTTATGTTCGATAAAATGCCTTTGAAAGAAATGATGAGAACCCTGTCGAGATGGTATGATCTCGAAGTGAAGTTTGAAAACGAAAAGAAAAAAGAAATGGTTTTTTCCGGATTTTTAAACCGTTCTGAAAACGTAAATGAACTTTTAAAGAACATAGAACGAACCGGGGAAGTAAAATTCCTGATAGAAAGAAAAACAGTGGTGATAAAATAA
- a CDS encoding RagB/SusD family nutrient uptake outer membrane protein, translating into MKINKNIYVCMVSLLLISLSSCELARDLDDFEPNYALDADAAIVDEASAELALAGVYSGFRQRSVGAGNPEIYYIPSLMSGLMLNSSFYTNQEMLGYVNNAPIPMNASTGLGAYSGMYDIVNRCNWLIEKVSLLSDTDFDTPGRRAEILGETKAVRATANFYLLRLFGQFYDTDSKYGITLRLDPARSNEALPRNTVAEVYDALIADLDDAIANAPDLRAKYYTNKTYARALKAKVMLYKGDYVAAATLAGEVMHNSGGSFDLAPDYAGIFADHTSPALFESPEVLFGSKGEPQAGLGIGNFMGFWGVANPAFKTFGEQWISVDGQNITHDGDRIAQTTREDDLNGLLLSDKYRNRDLVGENYEMIYHLRMAEVYLVYAEAHARSNNSVTPEALEALNAVRTRAGATTTGEDGFETYPASISLEQFLEAIRIEKYIELAMETGEEWFDLVRYHFIDGFDVTLVKPTATDPDKYILPIDGVTIEAGNNVVEQNPGY; encoded by the coding sequence ATGAAAATCAATAAAAATATATATGTCTGTATGGTGAGTTTACTTTTGATAAGCTTATCATCATGTGAACTGGCCAGGGACTTGGATGATTTTGAACCCAATTACGCATTGGATGCGGATGCAGCTATAGTAGACGAAGCAAGTGCAGAACTGGCCCTGGCCGGTGTGTATTCCGGTTTTCGCCAGCGAAGTGTAGGGGCGGGTAACCCCGAAATCTATTATATCCCTTCCCTGATGAGCGGTTTAATGCTGAACAGTTCGTTTTATACGAACCAGGAGATGCTGGGGTATGTGAATAATGCCCCCATCCCCATGAATGCTTCTACGGGACTGGGAGCGTATTCCGGGATGTACGATATTGTGAACCGCTGTAACTGGCTTATAGAAAAGGTCTCCCTGCTTTCGGATACCGATTTTGATACACCCGGGCGCCGGGCGGAAATACTGGGTGAGACCAAAGCAGTGCGGGCCACGGCAAATTTTTACCTGCTACGGCTTTTCGGACAGTTTTATGATACGGATTCCAAATACGGGATTACGCTGAGGTTGGACCCTGCCCGTTCCAATGAAGCGCTCCCCCGGAATACTGTGGCGGAGGTTTACGATGCCCTTATTGCCGATCTGGACGACGCCATTGCCAATGCCCCGGATTTGCGGGCCAAATATTATACCAATAAAACCTATGCCAGGGCTTTAAAGGCCAAAGTGATGCTGTATAAGGGCGATTATGTGGCTGCGGCAACACTGGCCGGGGAAGTCATGCACAATTCGGGAGGAAGTTTTGACCTGGCCCCGGATTATGCCGGGATTTTTGCCGATCATACAAGTCCGGCCCTGTTTGAAAGCCCGGAAGTGCTCTTCGGCTCAAAAGGCGAACCCCAGGCAGGACTCGGAATAGGGAATTTTATGGGGTTCTGGGGAGTCGCCAATCCCGCATTTAAAACCTTTGGGGAACAGTGGATAAGCGTTGACGGTCAGAATATCACCCATGACGGTGACAGGATCGCTCAAACCACCCGGGAAGATGATCTTAATGGACTACTCCTCTCCGATAAATATCGTAACCGGGACCTGGTGGGAGAAAATTACGAAATGATCTATCACCTGAGGATGGCCGAAGTTTACCTGGTCTATGCCGAAGCCCATGCCAGGAGCAATAATAGTGTCACCCCCGAAGCCCTGGAAGCCCTGAATGCTGTTAGAACCAGGGCCGGCGCCACAACTACCGGGGAAGATGGTTTCGAAACCTATCCTGCTTCCATTTCTTTGGAACAATTCCTGGAGGCTATTCGCATAGAAAAATATATAGAACTGGCCATGGAGACCGGCGAAGAGTGGTTTGACCTGGTACGCTACCATTTTATTGATGGCTTTGATGTTACTTTGGTAAAACCTACAGCTACGGACCCTGACAAGTATATTTTGCCGATTGACGGGGTGACCATCGAAGCCGGGAACAATGTCGTGGAACAAAATCCCGGGTATTGA
- a CDS encoding SusC/RagA family TonB-linked outer membrane protein: protein MKTFIFCYCVVAFGLGSYHGFSQDARIKIDTDKTISVEQIFNLIENQTDYRFIYRHDLVRNAPPVRISKGVIRASDLLHMGLEPINYSYDFFNNTIIVKRKESISGTRVVPQSIQVEGVVTGKDGEPIGGVTVYVSNVEPSGQRSAPSDFIIRGTTTDFDGHFSLAAEPGYFLVVTALGYEMTYRKINADQTEYNITLKEKVNALEEVLVVGYGTTKKKDLTGSVGSIDSEDIQQLQSQTVDQALVGKITGVHVSSQSGGPGSGAIVHIRGLSQLIGDNQPLYVVDGVPIVMNPRFGDVGSIGVFGDRENPLLSINPDDVERVDVLKDASSAAIYGSRAANGVVLITTKRGKRNRKPKLDFSYRATVQNPLNTYDILNTDQYRAFLTEHGRDGEVDFGNADTDWQDKTINNNALWNRYSLSMSGGTPDVNYLVSGNITDQEGLMAGNKFTRYSFSSSIDADITERVKTGFNMSYNYSVNRQSGLASLATGGFFRPDLPVFNEDGSYSTTPDGSYGFTIRNPLGDQAKMRIRAVSQNVVGNIYGEYKIIDGLRFRSQLSVNLSNDRNSTFSPSFTQAAMFSAFFSGIEGATLSVQHNAGVNTSWANTLNYNKTLEGGHTIDAVAGVSWDHSKLELESQEYADFPDDDVLTDIRSANEFISASSDVFETALNSFFGRVNYNYKDRYLATFTGRYDGSVKFGPDNQWGFFPSGALAWNVHNEAFLKNSVFLNQLKLRASLGRTGSDNLPAFSYLAYYRSLGNNDSRYDDINGIVVEGVPNSAIRWEQTDQLDLGLEFGLFNNRLYGEVVYFEKNTSDIILMVPISAQTGSSRWNANIADVTNKGWEIGIGGDIVRSPEFRWNSSFNISFIKNKVTALHGGSTTAFGSAGIIEGEPMGVTVGYDVVGIAQTRGDIDELNAGAPGGVYYSGLVQPGDYIYRDVTGDGQITNDDRVTLGDINPDFFGGWNNTLSYKNFDFIFNFNFVKGVDRVWVRGANQFAFINPYNNVTTHVYDTWTPDNPTAQYARMMSATHGTSVPTSRNVKDASYIKLRSASLAYNIPKKWLDKTGISYAQLSLSGNNLFVISDYPGIDPESVDSQRGGSTVDLTRDGGLAYPQVRTFTFGVKLGL, encoded by the coding sequence ATGAAAACGTTTATATTCTGTTACTGTGTAGTGGCATTCGGCCTGGGATCTTACCACGGATTTTCACAGGATGCCAGGATAAAGATCGATACGGATAAAACCATATCCGTAGAACAGATTTTCAACCTGATAGAAAATCAGACAGATTACAGGTTTATCTACCGGCACGATCTCGTTAGGAATGCACCCCCGGTCAGGATCAGCAAGGGCGTGATCAGGGCAAGCGATTTACTTCATATGGGGTTGGAGCCCATAAATTATTCTTACGATTTTTTTAATAACACCATCATTGTAAAGCGGAAAGAAAGCATTTCCGGAACTCGTGTGGTACCCCAGAGCATTCAGGTTGAGGGGGTGGTTACCGGTAAAGACGGGGAACCGATCGGGGGAGTTACGGTATATGTCAGTAACGTCGAACCCAGCGGGCAACGTTCTGCCCCTTCCGACTTTATAATAAGAGGAACGACAACGGACTTTGACGGTCATTTTTCATTAGCCGCCGAACCCGGATACTTTCTTGTGGTAACCGCTCTCGGGTATGAGATGACCTACCGGAAAATCAATGCAGACCAAACGGAGTATAATATTACTTTAAAAGAGAAAGTGAATGCTCTTGAGGAGGTATTGGTCGTTGGTTATGGAACCACTAAAAAGAAAGACCTTACGGGCTCCGTCGGTTCGATCGATTCCGAAGATATTCAGCAACTGCAATCACAAACCGTGGACCAGGCCCTGGTGGGAAAGATCACCGGGGTTCATGTTTCCTCCCAGTCCGGCGGGCCGGGGAGTGGTGCCATAGTGCATATAAGGGGCCTGAGCCAGCTCATCGGGGATAACCAGCCGCTTTATGTTGTAGACGGGGTACCTATTGTCATGAACCCGCGCTTTGGTGATGTAGGGAGTATTGGCGTTTTTGGTGACCGTGAAAACCCTTTATTGTCTATAAATCCGGATGATGTAGAACGTGTGGATGTATTAAAAGATGCGTCCTCAGCAGCCATATACGGTTCCAGGGCGGCCAACGGTGTAGTCCTGATTACCACCAAACGGGGCAAACGCAACCGGAAACCAAAACTTGATTTCTCATACAGGGCAACGGTACAAAACCCGTTAAACACCTATGATATTCTCAACACAGATCAGTACAGGGCATTCCTTACCGAACACGGTAGGGACGGTGAGGTAGACTTCGGTAATGCCGATACCGACTGGCAGGATAAGACCATTAATAATAACGCTTTATGGAACCGGTACAGCCTGAGCATGTCGGGAGGTACTCCCGATGTGAACTACCTGGTGTCAGGAAATATAACGGACCAGGAAGGCCTTATGGCTGGGAACAAATTTACCAGGTATTCCTTCTCAAGCAGTATCGATGCCGATATTACCGAACGGGTAAAAACAGGCTTTAATATGAGTTATAATTACTCGGTGAACAGGCAATCCGGGCTTGCAAGCTTGGCTACCGGTGGATTTTTCCGGCCGGACCTGCCCGTGTTTAATGAAGACGGTTCGTATTCCACCACCCCGGATGGCAGTTATGGCTTTACGATCAGGAACCCGTTGGGGGACCAGGCCAAAATGAGGATCAGGGCAGTTTCCCAGAATGTCGTGGGGAATATCTACGGAGAATACAAGATTATTGATGGATTGAGATTCAGGTCGCAACTAAGCGTAAACCTGAGCAACGACAGAAATTCCACCTTCAGTCCGTCTTTTACCCAGGCGGCCATGTTTTCGGCATTTTTTAGCGGTATCGAGGGCGCTACATTGAGCGTACAGCACAATGCCGGGGTCAATACTTCCTGGGCCAACACATTGAATTATAACAAAACGCTGGAAGGAGGTCATACCATAGATGCCGTAGCCGGGGTCTCCTGGGACCACTCAAAACTGGAATTGGAATCCCAGGAATATGCCGATTTTCCCGACGACGACGTCCTGACCGATATCAGGTCGGCCAACGAGTTTATCAGTGCAAGCAGCGATGTGTTTGAAACCGCGTTAAACTCCTTTTTCGGAAGGGTGAATTATAACTACAAAGACCGCTACCTGGCTACCTTTACGGGACGTTATGACGGCTCCGTAAAATTTGGCCCGGATAATCAATGGGGATTTTTTCCTTCAGGAGCCCTGGCCTGGAATGTTCATAATGAAGCATTCCTGAAGAACAGTGTTTTCTTAAACCAACTGAAACTACGTGCGAGTTTAGGGCGTACCGGCTCCGATAATTTACCGGCATTTTCCTACCTGGCCTATTACCGGTCGCTCGGGAACAACGATTCCAGGTATGACGATATCAACGGGATTGTTGTTGAAGGGGTTCCCAATTCCGCGATCCGGTGGGAACAGACAGATCAACTGGACCTGGGGCTGGAGTTCGGCCTGTTCAACAACAGGCTTTACGGGGAAGTGGTATATTTTGAGAAAAACACCAGTGATATTATTCTCATGGTCCCCATATCCGCCCAGACCGGATCCTCCCGCTGGAATGCCAATATTGCCGATGTCACCAACAAGGGATGGGAGATCGGCATTGGCGGGGATATTGTAAGGTCACCGGAATTCAGGTGGAATTCCTCTTTTAATATCTCTTTTATAAAGAATAAAGTAACGGCTTTGCATGGAGGATCCACAACGGCTTTCGGCAGTGCAGGAATCATTGAGGGAGAACCCATGGGGGTTACCGTGGGATACGATGTGGTGGGAATTGCACAAACCCGGGGAGACATCGACGAACTGAATGCAGGTGCTCCCGGCGGTGTATATTACAGCGGCCTGGTACAACCCGGGGATTATATTTACCGGGATGTAACCGGGGACGGACAGATCACCAATGACGACCGTGTTACTTTGGGAGATATTAACCCCGACTTTTTCGGGGGGTGGAACAATACCCTGAGCTATAAAAACTTTGATTTTATCTTCAACTTTAATTTTGTCAAAGGCGTTGACAGGGTCTGGGTCCGTGGAGCAAATCAGTTTGCTTTTATAAACCCCTACAATAATGTAACTACACATGTATACGATACCTGGACCCCCGATAACCCTACGGCCCAATATGCCCGGATGATGTCTGCTACCCACGGGACCTCCGTACCGACGAGCAGGAATGTCAAGGATGCCTCCTATATCAAGCTGAGGTCCGCATCGCTGGCCTATAACATTCCCAAAAAATGGCTGGATAAAACCGGGATCAGTTATGCGCAACTTTCATTAAGCGGAAACAATTTGTTTGTCATATCAGATTACCCCGGGATTGACCCCGAAAGTGTGGACTCTCAACGTGGAGGTTCTACAGTAGATTTAACAAGGGATGGAGGCCTTGCTTATCCACAGGTGCGGACCTTTACGTTTGGAGTTAAATTAGGTTTATAA
- a CDS encoding TlpA disulfide reductase family protein: MNCVIRILSIVIPAFLLGCNPEKEKLPENTFRIKGHIKGVENGTVKITSRDMETRNSITFDSAQITGGSFTLEGPLTSPRELNLMIPKGGVTYYAGIMSDKSVMELRLDTAGYERKMNNYVSLTPEVRGSAFHEEYRSYEALIKPFRDRISVISESYNKLNELYIAARKKEDKEAADKYKEELEELKLKMEPFREQMDSVTDKYIAGHPGSYVSAYLMSMKVAGYGLEKSTVIYDQMPPEIQGGFYGTSVKKQLEKLKKASPGAEAALFTATDINGEELKLEDYRGQYVLLDFWASWCVPCRKGNPHLLKIYEKYRGKGFEIIGISDDDSNPEAWHKAVEEDGIGVWKHVLRGLKVDRSEGYKVLDKGISENYDIHFLPTKILIDPKGIIIGRYGSEEEPLDAKLEEVFGE; encoded by the coding sequence ATGAATTGTGTTATACGTATTTTAAGCATAGTGATCCCGGCATTCCTTTTAGGGTGTAATCCGGAAAAAGAAAAACTCCCTGAAAATACGTTCCGTATAAAGGGGCATATTAAAGGGGTTGAAAACGGAACGGTAAAAATAACCTCCCGGGACATGGAAACAAGGAATTCAATAACATTTGATTCTGCGCAGATCACAGGCGGAAGCTTCACACTCGAAGGACCATTGACCTCTCCGAGGGAATTAAACCTGATGATCCCGAAGGGAGGAGTAACCTATTACGCCGGTATTATGAGCGATAAAAGCGTTATGGAGCTCCGACTGGACACCGCCGGTTACGAAAGAAAAATGAATAATTATGTAAGCCTGACCCCCGAGGTGAGAGGTTCTGCTTTTCACGAGGAATACAGATCGTATGAGGCCCTTATTAAACCGTTTAGAGATAGGATTTCCGTAATATCCGAATCCTATAATAAACTGAACGAACTGTATATTGCTGCCCGGAAAAAAGAAGATAAAGAAGCAGCTGATAAATACAAGGAGGAATTAGAGGAGTTAAAACTGAAAATGGAGCCTTTTCGGGAACAAATGGATTCTGTTACGGATAAATATATTGCCGGTCATCCCGGAAGTTATGTTTCGGCATATTTAATGTCCATGAAGGTAGCAGGCTATGGGCTGGAAAAGTCGACCGTTATTTATGATCAAATGCCTCCTGAAATACAAGGTGGATTTTATGGGACTTCCGTAAAAAAACAGCTTGAAAAACTCAAAAAGGCATCACCCGGAGCGGAAGCCGCACTGTTTACTGCGACCGATATTAACGGGGAAGAATTAAAGTTGGAAGATTACAGGGGACAGTATGTTTTACTCGATTTCTGGGCAAGCTGGTGCGTACCATGCCGTAAAGGAAATCCCCATCTTTTAAAAATCTATGAAAAATACCGGGGCAAAGGTTTTGAAATTATCGGTATTTCGGATGATGATAGCAATCCGGAGGCCTGGCATAAAGCCGTGGAGGAAGACGGAATAGGTGTGTGGAAACATGTGCTGAGAGGTTTGAAAGTGGACAGGTCCGAAGGATATAAAGTATTGGATAAAGGAATAAGCGAAAATTATGATATCCATTTTTTACCTACCAAAATCCTCATAGATCCGAAAGGGATCATTATAGGCAGGTACGGGAGTGAGGAAGAACCCCTGGATGCCAAACTGGAGGAGGTATTCGGGGAATAA
- a CDS encoding protein-disulfide reductase DsbD domain-containing protein — translation MRKIIKVSFITVCLFITSLTFSQNRIDAGFKQVVSEASDKLWVSQPDMSDPVTVNAELVWSNNREQLAVVMKVRVLENWHIYAYVPGSQPYITTELKLSVPDGVTPVDKWEKPGAYPSADGVYIYEGSLVFVHYFSVDKPVKEKQIETGLYYQTCDLKQCLPPQTKMRKLTL, via the coding sequence ATGAGAAAAATCATTAAGGTTAGTTTTATTACGGTTTGTCTCTTTATTACCTCTTTAACTTTTTCTCAAAACAGAATTGATGCCGGTTTTAAGCAGGTAGTAAGTGAAGCATCTGATAAACTATGGGTAAGTCAACCGGATATGTCTGATCCTGTTACAGTAAATGCGGAATTAGTGTGGAGTAATAACAGAGAACAACTTGCCGTTGTGATGAAGGTCCGGGTTTTGGAGAACTGGCATATTTATGCCTACGTACCCGGTTCCCAACCCTACATTACTACCGAGTTGAAGCTGTCCGTTCCCGATGGGGTAACCCCGGTGGACAAATGGGAAAAACCAGGTGCATACCCATCTGCGGACGGCGTCTATATTTATGAAGGAAGCCTGGTTTTCGTGCATTATTTTTCTGTTGACAAACCGGTAAAGGAAAAGCAGATAGAGACAGGGCTTTATTACCAGACCTGTGATTTGAAACAATGTTTACCTCCCCAAACAAAAATGAGGAAGTTGACACTATAG